TGGACCGAGCGCCGTCCGGCCAGTGGGTGACCGTTCGGCACCAGCAGCACCAGCGAGTCGACCAGCAGCGGCACCTCCAGCATGCCCGCCTCGGCTGGCCCGGTCTCCGCCGCGCGGGGCAGCTCCGACTCGTACGTGAAGGCGACCACCACGTCACACTCGGCCCGGCGGAGCACCTGGTACGACTCGGGCGGCTCGGCCTCCAGCAGCTCCAGCCGTACCTGCGGGTACCGCTCCTTGAGCGCGGCGGCGGCGTACGGCACCAGGGTCGCGTTGGCGCTGGGGAAGGCGCAGACCCGTACGGTGCCGGTTTCGAGGGTGGCGACCGCCCGTACCTGCTGTTGGGCGACGGCCATGTTGTCGAGGATGTCGGCGGCGTGCCGGGCCAGGGTGGTGCCCGCCTCGGTGAGCCGCAGGGTACGTCCGACCCGGGCGAAGAGCGGTCCGCCGACGGTCCGCTCCAGTGCCTTGATCTGTTGGCTGACCGCCGGCTGGGTGCAGTGCATCGAGCGGGCCGCCGCGGAGAACGAGCCGCTCTCCACCACCTGACGGAACATCACAAGCTGGCGCAGGTCGATCACGCGGGAAGCATAACCGCTGCTTATGGGTCTGCCCGGGGGTGTGATGAGGCTCGCCTAGCCGGCCGAGGCCCGCTCAGCCGACCAGGACGGGGAGTTGGTAGCGGCGGCGGATGCTGGTGCCGACCCGGGAGATGTCCGCGCCGTAGATGTGGATCGAGACGGCGGTGTCGGTGCCGGCGTTGCGTACCTCGTGGATGTCGCCGGGCGGGGCGATGCCGCAGACGCTGCCGGTGAGGTTCTCGGTCACCTCCGCCTGGGTGAGGAACACGTCGCCGTCGCGTTCGGTGACCTCGTACCGGACCTCGGACTCGACGCCGTCGACCACGCCGACGACGCACCAGCAGAGGTGGTCGTGGATGGGGGTGGCCTGCCCCGGCCGCCAGACCAGGGCGACGACGGAGAAGAGGCCGTCCGGTTCGACGTGCAGCACGTGCTGGACGTAGCTGTCCGGGTCGCCGGCCAACTGCTCCGGGGTGAGGATCTCCCGGGTGGGCAGGTTGGCCCGGAGGGCGGCGCTGACCAGTTGCGCGGTCTCCTCGGGCGGACAGACCTGGTTGGCCGCGATCCGGACGCTCCGGACCAGGTCGTCGAGCTGGTTCGTGGACATCTTTCCCGTACCCCCTCGGGGCCGAGGTTCGACGACTCGGGCCCTGAGGCCAGTCTGCGGATCGGGCTCTCCCAGGACCAATTGCGATTTCTTGGCCGGCTCAAAGCACGGCTTATGGTTCGTCGGGCCGGTCCGACTCGGCCCGCTCCGTCCGGCCGGACCGGGCGATCGCCTGGAGCAGTGCGGTGGCGGAGCCGGTGAGGCGCCGTCCGCGCGGCCAGACGGCGCGCAGCGTACGGCTCAGCGTCAGCCCGCGTACCGGGATCGCGACCAGCAGTTTCGCGGCGAGTTCCATCTCCACCGCGTAGCGGCTGAGTACCGCCGGGGCGGTGCCGGCCATGGCCGCGCCCTTGACTGCGGCGTTGGAGCCGAGGGCCAGCTCCGGGGGGAGCGGGTCGAGATCGGCGAGGGCCCGTTCGAGGGTTTCCCGGGTGCCGGATCCGACCTCGCGGACCACCAGCCGGGTCCCGGCCAGCTCGGTCGGCTCCAACGGCTGGCGGCGCCGCGCCCACCGGTGCCCCGGTGCCACCACCACGATCAACTGGTCGTGCCCGACGACCAGGGTGTCGAGCCCTTCCGGCACCGTCGGTCCCTCGACGAAACCGACGTCGATCCCCTCGTCGGCGAGGACCAGCCGGGCCACCTCGGTCGAGTTGATCACGGTTAGGCCGACCCGGATGTCCGGGTACGTCATCCGCAGGTGGTGCAGCCACCGGGGCAGCAGCGCCTCGGCGACGGTCATGCTCGCGGCGACCCGCAACTGGGCGGCCCGTGCCTCGCGGAGGGCGACGAGGCTGTGGCGGAACTCGTCGGCCGCCCCGAGCAGCCGGATGGCCCAACCGACCACCACCCGGCCGTCGTCGGTGAGGGGCGATCCCCGGTGGGTGCGGAGCAGCAGCGGCACCCCGGCCCAGCGTTCGAGGGCGGCCAGCCGCTTGGTCGCCGACGGCTGGGCGATGCCGGCCGCCCGTGCCGCCTGGCCGATGCTGCCCAGCTCGGCGACGTCGACCAGCAGCCGGAGGGATTCGAGATCCGGGAGGTCGCTCATAGCCACAGGCTATGGGGTCGACCGTGATCGAGGGCTACTGACTCCCTGACCAGGGGCGCAACCTGGGAGTGCAGTAGTGGAACGAGGGGGTGGCGGGGTGGCGGTAGCGGCACAGGCGCGGGTCATCGAGCGGGCACCAGTCCCGACCCGGCCCGGATCCACCGCCACCCTGCCGGGGCTCGCCGTCGCCGCAGCCGTCGCGCTGATCGGGTACGGCGTCAACCAACTCGCCAGCCCGGTCAGTCCGATGATCGTGGCGATCCTGCTCGGCGTCGGCGTACGCAGCCTCGGTGGCTACCGGGAGTGGATGCGCCCCGGACTGACCTTCGCCGCCAAGGGACTGCTCCGGGCCGGCATCGTGCTGCTCGGCCTGCAACTCGTCGCCGCCGACATCCTCGACCTCGGCATCGGTCCGATCGCGGTGGTCGTGGTCAGCGTGGCGGCGGCGTGGCTGGTCACCCGCTGGGTCGGACGGCGACTCGGCCTGCGCCCGGCGACCGCACTGCTGGTCGCGACCGGTGTCTCCATCTGTGGTGCCTCCGCCGTCATCGGCATGAACGAGGTCGCCGACGGTGAGGAGGAGGACGTGGTCACCGCGATCGGCGTGGTCACCGTCCTCGGCACCCTCTGCATGCTGCTCATTCCCGGCCTGGGCCTGCTCTTCGGCCTCGACCACACCCTGATCGGCCTCTGGGCCGGGGCGAGCATCCACGAGGTCGGTCAGGTCGTCGCGGTCGGCGGTGCGATCGGAGCGGCGGCGTTGGCCACCGCAGTCGTGGTGAAGCTCTGCCGGGTGGCCCTGCTCGCCCCGCTGGTCGCCCTCGTCGCGGCCGGCCGCCGTCGCGCCTCGGACCCGGCGGC
The Micromonospora pisi DNA segment above includes these coding regions:
- a CDS encoding cysteine dioxygenase family protein, translated to MSTNQLDDLVRSVRIAANQVCPPEETAQLVSAALRANLPTREILTPEQLAGDPDSYVQHVLHVEPDGLFSVVALVWRPGQATPIHDHLCWCVVGVVDGVESEVRYEVTERDGDVFLTQAEVTENLTGSVCGIAPPGDIHEVRNAGTDTAVSIHIYGADISRVGTSIRRRYQLPVLVG
- a CDS encoding LysR family transcriptional regulator — protein: MIDLRQLVMFRQVVESGSFSAAARSMHCTQPAVSQQIKALERTVGGPLFARVGRTLRLTEAGTTLARHAADILDNMAVAQQQVRAVATLETGTVRVCAFPSANATLVPYAAAALKERYPQVRLELLEAEPPESYQVLRRAECDVVVAFTYESELPRAAETGPAEAGMLEVPLLVDSLVLLVPNGHPLAGRRSVQLADLAGETWIAGCPKCRSSFVDACTGSGFNPTIACATDDNLALQGLVAAGLGVALLPSLVLAFLQHPDVVPVRVEPVLRRTVSAYTWPDLARTSAITAMLEALRSAADSIGPTAFPTTSA
- a CDS encoding LysR substrate-binding domain-containing protein codes for the protein MSDLPDLESLRLLVDVAELGSIGQAARAAGIAQPSATKRLAALERWAGVPLLLRTHRGSPLTDDGRVVVGWAIRLLGAADEFRHSLVALREARAAQLRVAASMTVAEALLPRWLHHLRMTYPDIRVGLTVINSTEVARLVLADEGIDVGFVEGPTVPEGLDTLVVGHDQLIVVVAPGHRWARRRQPLEPTELAGTRLVVREVGSGTRETLERALADLDPLPPELALGSNAAVKGAAMAGTAPAVLSRYAVEMELAAKLLVAIPVRGLTLSRTLRAVWPRGRRLTGSATALLQAIARSGRTERAESDRPDEP
- a CDS encoding YeiH family protein; translation: MERGGGGVAVAAQARVIERAPVPTRPGSTATLPGLAVAAAVALIGYGVNQLASPVSPMIVAILLGVGVRSLGGYREWMRPGLTFAAKGLLRAGIVLLGLQLVAADILDLGIGPIAVVVVSVAAAWLVTRWVGRRLGLRPATALLVATGVSICGASAVIGMNEVADGEEEDVVTAIGVVTVLGTLCMLLIPGLGLLFGLDHTLIGLWAGASIHEVGQVVAVGGAIGAAALATAVVVKLCRVALLAPLVALVAAGRRRASDPAADGHRSRPPVLPWFVVGFLAAMALRSTGVMPHGLVTTVSTIAGLLLAAAMFAVGTSVDLRTVTRSSGRALATGAAGTLVLATASLGGLLLVGAGS